Within the Serratia sp. UGAL515B_01 genome, the region ATTAAAAGCGTTATCCTTGATAGCACTTCTCTGACGAATTTCCTTTCTAGTGCCTCCATAAGTAACTGATGACCGGCTATATGGCGCCCATCGTGGCTTAAATTTTTTATTGAAGGAATTAGACATGTCTAACATGATCAAAGGTCAAGTGAAGTGGTTCAACGAGTCTAAAGGTTTTGGTTTCATCACTCCTGCAGACGGTAGCAAAGATGTATTCGTACACTTCTCTGCTATCCAGGATCAAGGTTTCAAAACCCTGGCTGAAGGCCAGAACGTACAGTTCTCTATTGAGAACGGTGCTAAAGGTCCATCAGCGGCTAACGTTACCGCTATCTAATCGGCTTTTGGCTGATTAAGAAATCATCTTAGCGAATGATACTCATCCGAGTAAGAATACAGGATGGTCATTACTAAGAGATAAAAATCCGGTGATTGCTATCGCCGGATTTTTTGTCTGAAATTTGCATATGTTATAACCTCCATTTTACTTTAGTCATCTGCTTGTTTTCCTATCGATTCTAGCTCCCTAAATAACACCGTGCGAGCCTTGTCATTTTAGCTTTTGCAAAATTTCGTATGGTGGGGAATGATGAGGACTGACACGCCGTGAACACCTCCCTGAGGGCTTGTATCGTGCATCCATGCGCTCTACGGTCGACTAACCTGCATCCCCCCACCTGTAGAACTATTACGCATAGCCATTTAGGCATTAAATAAACCAGTCTTTTGTTTTGCTAAGCTTAGCGATAATTCTCCTTTAGTTGGCATTTAAGAGACAGAGGGGAAATACAGCGCAACAAGCATAGATCCACAATTAATGATGGAGTAGACCATGAATGTTAACGATCTAGTGACGGTAAAAACCGATGGCGGTCCACGCCGCGAGGGTGTGGTTTTGGCTGTAGAAGTATTCAATGAAGGAATTATGTATCTGGTGGCGTTGGAGGATTACCCTGCTGGAGTTTGGTTTTTTAATGAGATAGATAGCCGCGATGGCATTTTCGTTGAGCCTAGAGTGCTGTAAGCTCTGCCAGAAAACCTTTTGACACCACGTCCTTATCATGGTGGCGACACGTGCGTGTCGTGGGTACATCACCTAATCATAATATTGTTTGCAACAATTTTTTGAGAACAAACAGATATGTGGCTTGTGAAGTAGGTTTTGTTTTTTGTTGCGTATGTGTTAAGAAAATGGGTTATTGTCTTTTCTTGTTTCACCAACGAGAGAAAGCATTTGCCTTAAAAAAGGCGAGTGCACAATTGGAGAGAAAAGATGAATCAACGGGAATTAGAGAGTTCCATCGTGACAGATTTTTCGAAACGTATGAGCTATGGTGATTATCTATGCTTAGACCAGTTACTCGCTTGTCAGAACCCACTTTCCGATCCTCAGCATCATGATGAGATGTTATTTGTGGTTCAACATCAGACGTCGGAACTGTGGATGAAACTGATGCTACATGAATTGCAGGCCGCTAGGCTTCTGGTTCAGCAGGATAAGCTCAGTCATTGCTTTAAAATTTTGGCCAGAGTAAAACAGATCCAACGTTTGTTGTTTGAACAGTGGGCTGTTTTGGAAACGTTAACGCCGTCTGAGTATGTTGAGTTTCGTGGTGTGCTGGGAAACTCGTCGGGTTTTCAGTCCCATCAGTACCGTTCGATCGAGTTTTTACTAGGCAATAAGAATGCTGCTATGTTGGCGGTTTTTAGCGACGATGCTGAGAAGTATGCGGCACTGAAAGAGATTTTAGAAGCCCCGAGCCTGTATGATGAGTTCCTGATTTACCTCTCCCGCCATGGTCTTCCGATACCTAAGGAATGTATTGATCGTGACTGGACGCAACCCTACCAGCGTAATCCCCAACTTTTACCCGCGTTCAAGCAAATTTACGATAATCCCCAAATTTATTGGGAATCTTATGAAATGGCCGAAAAATTGGTCGATATAGAGGAAAGTTTTCATTTATGGCGTTTCCGTCATATGAAAACGGTGGAACGGATAATCGGTTTCAAGTTAGGAACAGGAGGTTCCAGTGGTGTAAGTTTCCTTAAAAAGGCGCTGGACTTAACTTTTTTCCCTGAACTATTAGATGTGCGAACCCAAATTGGTGCTTGAGGACAAGATACAGATGAACTGTAAAAGGAGATAAGTGTATGGGGTTGAGAGTTGTACAAAAATCAGCTGAGAAAGTGGTAGGATTTCGTGTTCTCGGCCCCTATGCTCAATCTGTCCCATTAGCTTGCAAATGCCTGATAGCTTGGCAAAAAAGCACAGGATGCCTTTGGGGAAATGGTTAGTCCTCAATTAGGCAGATCCAGCTGAAGTTGCCCAGAGAGATTAGGAGCCGATGTGGTATTTACGGTTGCCGAAGATTTTATATTGCAGTAAGGCAGCGAAGCGCTGTTTGTTCAGAATCTACCGGCCTGAGAGTTTGTTCTACCGTGTTCCTATCACTGATGGAGATTTCGAAACTGCCTGGAACAACTTTAACCAGAAGATATTGCCCACCAGTGGTTATCAGCCGACAGGCAATATCTGTTATGAACACTACCTTAATGATTTAGATATAGATGGTTATGATGATCTTGATATCTACCAAAAGGTGATGAAAGTCTGAGTGACAATTACCTCTATACCCAAAATAATTCGAGTTGCTTGTAGGCGGCAACTGAGTGAAGCCCCAGGAGCTTACTCAGGTAAGTGACTGGGGTGAACGAAGGCAGTCAACACCCAAGCAACTTGAAGTATGACGAGTATAGGCAGATACTGCCCTGAATATTGAATCACTCCTTAGCAACACGGATAATCAGTTTACCGAAGTTTTTACCTTGTAGCAGACCAAGAAATGCCTGAGGGGCATTTTCAAGACCGTCGACTACATCCTCGAGGAGTTTGACCTTGCCTTGGGTGACCCACTCGTCCATTTGTTTTGAAAATTCAGTAAAATGGGTAGCATAATCGTCAAAAATGATAAAGCCTTGCATTTTTATCCGCTTGCGCAGAATCAGACTTTGTAACAACGGTAAACGGTCAGGGCCATTAGGTAGACTTGTGGCGTTGTACTGAGAGATTACGCCGCACACAGGTATTCTGGCTTTGGTATTCAGCAGGGGAATAACTGCATCGAATACCAGACCCCCGACGTTTTCAAAATAGATATCTATGCCTTGCGGACATGCAAGAGCCAATTGCGTCGCAAAATTAGCTGCCTGGTGATCGATACAAGCGTCGAAACCGAGTTCATCCATCACATAACGGCATTTCTTAACACCACCAGCAACACCAATTACGCGGCAGCCTTTCAACTTGGCAATTTGCCCAACTATAGAACCTACCGCGCCACTAGCGGCGGCCACTACCACGGTTTCGCCATCTTGTGGTTTACCGATATCCAATAGTCCCATATAAGCGGTAAAACCTGGCATACCAAGGATGCCAAGTAAATGCGTTGGGTTTTCTAGTCGTTCTCCCAGATTACGAAGCCCAATACCGTCTGATAAGGCGTATTCCTGCCAGCCGAAATTGCCTAAAACCCAGTCACCCGGTTTAAAATCTGGATGTTGTGAGGACTGAACGCGGGAAACAGAACTGCCTATCATTACTTGCCCGAGCTGAAGCGGCGGCGCATAGGAGGGAGCATCACTCATACGCCCACGCATATAGGGATCAAGTGAGAGATAAATCGTACGCAGTAAAAGCTGGCCAATGGTGGGTTGAGGAATGGTGACAGTTTCCAGACGGAAGTTTTCTGCCCGCGGTTCACCATCTGGACGTGAGGCCAAAACAAAACGGCGACTACACTGTTGCTGAGACATCTGCTTCTCCTTGAAGGGGGATATAGCCTATAATTTTGAATTACATTCATTTCTAAGATGGGAAATTGAAAATGAATCTAGTATGAGTCGTAAAGCGTGTGCTTAGGCTGTTGTACTATTTACTTGCATATTGAAGAAATTTGAATATAGATAACTATATGGTCCTCATAGACAAAAACTGTTTACAGAATATGGAATTTTTACGTATTCGCGATGGCTCTAAGCCAAACGCCAGCACGAAAGTATGAACTGTATTGTCTTTAAAGCTAACTCCATTTCTGCAGTCAAATCGTTTATAATGATGTCAATACAATGCTATCTGTTCACACTACCTTGATTTAAATAAAAAATACCTATTGACTGATGGTAATAACTAGAGTTGATAATTTGGTCGTTACAATGGAACTATCAGTACATCAATACTACTTGTATTAATAAAACGTACAGCAGAGCAGGTAACTTTGTTCATCATGCTGTAACTGTGGTTGCCACAAATGACTAGGTCAAACTGTTGTTGTTGATTGGCATACGTGAGGCAATCACCGAGTTTGCCATAAATAACTCGTGTATGGCTGATGGGGTATTCAGCTCGCTGGCAAAGTTCATCCATAAATAAGCGAGTTTTCTCTTCCATCAAAACATGCATATTGTCCAACATCTGGCCAGCAAAACTGTTATAGATTTCAGGGTTGGCAATCATGCTCACCAGTGTGATCTGGCCAAGATAGGGGCGTACTATGGAAACGGCTTTTGCTACCAACTTGTGGCTGTCTGCGGCGATGGCGACCGCTACCAAAACGTTACGATATTCCATGTTCTACTCCTATTGCTCATTTATTTGCGAATGTTGGTTGCAAATATTTAACAATTCACAAAACGTGTCGTAAGCATGCTTGAATGCTGATTTTAGCGATCCGGAAAGCGGATATCTAAAAACAGTTTACATATCTGCAAATTGCAGCACGGTGCCCCGAATAAAAATCAGTATAATGAATGTGTCTTGTATCACACATTGCGGTACATTTTGAGTCTGAAGAAAATTTCGCCATCAAAGATGAAAATGATACACACGAGATAG harbors:
- the cspE gene encoding transcription antiterminator/RNA stability regulator CspE — its product is MSNMIKGQVKWFNESKGFGFITPADGSKDVFVHFSAIQDQGFKTLAEGQNVQFSIENGAKGPSAANVTAI
- the dsrB gene encoding protein DsrB — encoded protein: MNVNDLVTVKTDGGPRREGVVLAVEVFNEGIMYLVALEDYPAGVWFFNEIDSRDGIFVEPRVL
- the kynA gene encoding tryptophan 2,3-dioxygenase — encoded protein: MNQRELESSIVTDFSKRMSYGDYLCLDQLLACQNPLSDPQHHDEMLFVVQHQTSELWMKLMLHELQAARLLVQQDKLSHCFKILARVKQIQRLLFEQWAVLETLTPSEYVEFRGVLGNSSGFQSHQYRSIEFLLGNKNAAMLAVFSDDAEKYAALKEILEAPSLYDEFLIYLSRHGLPIPKECIDRDWTQPYQRNPQLLPAFKQIYDNPQIYWESYEMAEKLVDIEESFHLWRFRHMKTVERIIGFKLGTGGSSGVSFLKKALDLTFFPELLDVRTQIGA
- a CDS encoding NADP-dependent oxidoreductase, producing the protein MSQQQCSRRFVLASRPDGEPRAENFRLETVTIPQPTIGQLLLRTIYLSLDPYMRGRMSDAPSYAPPLQLGQVMIGSSVSRVQSSQHPDFKPGDWVLGNFGWQEYALSDGIGLRNLGERLENPTHLLGILGMPGFTAYMGLLDIGKPQDGETVVVAAASGAVGSIVGQIAKLKGCRVIGVAGGVKKCRYVMDELGFDACIDHQAANFATQLALACPQGIDIYFENVGGLVFDAVIPLLNTKARIPVCGVISQYNATSLPNGPDRLPLLQSLILRKRIKMQGFIIFDDYATHFTEFSKQMDEWVTQGKVKLLEDVVDGLENAPQAFLGLLQGKNFGKLIIRVAKE
- the uspC gene encoding universal stress protein UspC, with the protein product MEYRNVLVAVAIAADSHKLVAKAVSIVRPYLGQITLVSMIANPEIYNSFAGQMLDNMHVLMEEKTRLFMDELCQRAEYPISHTRVIYGKLGDCLTYANQQQQFDLVICGNHSYSMMNKVTCSAVRFINTSSIDVLIVPL